The sequence GCTCCTTTACCTCCACGGAGGTGGGCGCTCCCTTGCGCCAACCTTGAACGAGGTAGATGTCATCCTGGCATTTGATATCGAAGCCTTTGAGTTCGAACTGCTGCAGGTTTTGACCGATGCAGCGGAGAATGTGGCTGTAGAATGGCGCGCCGGCCAGTTTATGGCCAAACTTAAGAATTTGCATATCTTCTTGGATCAGCAATGAATATGCCAACGGCTGCAGAGCCAAATCATTGGCTGATTTTAGGAAGACGGAGGATCGGCGCGGGACAAAAAGGTACCGGTACGACAAAAATCGTCATGCCGATGGGCTGGCCGGATGGACGATTGGTAGCGAGTCGCTGCTCTGAACTGGGGCCGATTGTCTCTGCGCCGGTATACGCTCCCTGGCTCGGATGAGGGTGCCGAACAGAAAATCGGCCAGGGGAAGGACGACGTTGAGGTTGCTGAAATGGCGCTGATGATGCTGGTGGTGATGCGCGTCGAGCCAGGAGAACAACGCGCTCGTCTCGAACCAGCGCTTCTTGGGCACATGCATGCAGAAGTGGAGATACTCGTAGAGGAAATAATAAAAGCCCAGCGCCGCCATGCCGCCGAAAAAAATATTCGCTTCCAGGAGGTGCTGGGCCCAAAAAACGAGCGGCGCATGCAAACCGATGATCATGGGCGCGTTCCACCAGGCGAATCGGATATTTTTATGGTTTTGGCCCCGCGGCAGGAAATAGCTCGGACCGGAACGAAAAATTCCGTGGTGCATCAAGGCGTGAGAGCGAAACGGGTACGACCATAAAGGCCTGTGCATCAAGAAGCGATGCAAAAACCACTCAAAGAAGCTGGCGTACAGGAAGAGAGAAGCAAATCCTGCCGCGCATTCCATGTAAGATGCCATCGTTGCCCACTTTCTTTTTTAAGAGCGTGCGGGTTTATATTTATCCCCGATCCAATATAAAAAAAGGGGGCAAACCGACCCGTTGCCCCCTTTCTTCATTTAAATGGTGAAAAAACTACCAGCGATCCCGGCCGCCGCCTCTGTTTCCGCCGCCTCGATTCCCGCCGCCGCCGTCGCGGGGCGCCATCGGCTTGGCCTCGTTGACCACCAGCGTGCGTCCGTCGAGCTGGGTGCCGTTCAAGGCCTCCATCGCCTTCTGCGCCTCGCTCCCGGAGCTCATCTCGACGAAGCCGAAGCCGCGCGACTGTCCGGTGAATTTATCCGAGATCACCTTCGCGGACTCTACGGTGCCGTGCGCCGCGAAGATTTCCTGTAGCCGCCCTTCGGTTACGGAATAAGGCAAACCGCCGACGTACAATTTATTACCCATGTTCTCCCTCCTTTGAGAGAATGTTAATGTCTTTAACCCTGAGAAGCTGACCGCTAAGAGGAGCAGAACATGGAGAACTTGAAAGGCTGGAAACCCACGCTCTGGTCGGTTTTATCCTTAGGCATCGTTTCGCAAGGGAGACTGACTGAGCCTTCAACTCTTCTGACTTCCCGTTTCAGGAGGCCCCATACTGAAACGAAAGCCGACTCTACTTCGTTTAAGTCAATATTTCAACTGCTTCGGGCCTTTTTCTTGGCGGCCATCCTCCGCACCAGGCGCAGACGTTGTTTGGAGCAGGAGGGCGTGTCCCGGCAGATCAGGCATGACGGGCATATCCAGCCGCCGCATTCGCAGCGCCCTCCGGGCTTGTTGGCATACCCAGGCCTGCTTTGGAAGGAGACGTGGCAACCGGAGCAGGTGATATCGGCGACACCTTCCAAAACTTCCAGATCCTCGATCGGCGCAATCCGCCGCATGATTTCCCCTTGCACAAGCACGCGGTACTGAAAGCTCTGTTTATTGATTGCGTTTCCCAACGACTCGCCTTTCTGGGTGAAACTGACCTTAAGCGAGGTAATGCCGTCGATCCTTCCTTCGTACCCCGCGATCCTATGGCGGATGAGCGTTCCGTCTTGTAGTTTGACTTCCTCTCTTGCGTCTGACATATCCCCTCCTTACAACACTCACGGAAAAATAAAAAGCCTCCGGCTCGTTTAAAGCTCGGAGGCTGTTCAATGATGACGAAAGGCAAGCTCTAAAGAACAATTTGAGCATACCATCAAGCCCCCGATCTGGCAACGGCCCTCGCTGAGTCGGCCGTCGCTGAGTTCCTCAATCCAAAGAGCTACACTATTCGAGGCGGCTCCACGAGTTGTCGGGCACCTAATTCGTTTTTAGAGGATCGATGAATCAAAACGCTCCCAATCGCCGCGGCGACATCCGCAACGTCGCCATCATCGCCCACGTCGATCACGGCAAGACGACGCTGGTGGACGGCATGCTGCACCAGAGCGGCATCTTTCGCGCCAACGAGCAGGTGGTCGACCGGGTCATGGATTCACTCGACCTGGAGCGCGAGCGCGGCATCACGATCCTGGCGAAGAACACCTCGATTCATTACCGCGGCGTCAAAATCAATATCGTCGATACGCCCGGCCACGCCGACTTCGGCGGCGAGGTGGAGCGGACGCTCGCGATGGTGGACGGCGTGATGCTGTTGGTCGACGCCTCGGAGGGGCCGCTGCCGCAGACGCGCTTCGTCCTCAAAAAAGCGCTCGAGGCCGGCCTGCCGCCGGTCATCTGCATCAACAAGATCGACCGCGCCGACGCCCGTCCCGCGGAAGTGCTGGACGAGATCTACGACCTCTTCATCGACCTCGGCGCCAACGAGGACCAGCTCGACTTTCCCATCGTCTACACTAACGCCCGCGCCGGCCTCGCGATGCGCGATCTCAAAGAGCCGTCGGAAAATTTGAAGCCTCTCTTCGAATTGATCCTGAATGCTTTGCCCGGACCGGTCGTCGATGCTGCGGCGCCGACGCAGTTCCAGGCCAACAATCTCGACTACGACGACTACATCGGGCGCCTGGCGATCGGACGGTTGAAAGGCGGCACGCTCCGCACCGGCCAGTACACCCTCTGCCGCGCCGACGGGTTCCAGCAGCCGGTGAAAGTCACTCAAGTCTTCGGCTGGCGCGGGCTCAAGCGGAGCGAGGTCGAGTCGGCCGGCGCCGGCGACATCGTCGCCGTGGCCGGGATCGAAGAGATCCAGATCGGCGACACAATCGCCGACCGCGAGCATCCCGAGCCGCTGCCGCCGCTGCGCGTCGACGAGCCGACCATCGCGATGATCTTCAGCGCCAACAACTCGCCGTGGGCGGGGCGCGAGGGAGATTTCGTCACCTCGCGC is a genomic window of Candidatus Binatia bacterium containing:
- a CDS encoding RNA-binding protein, which produces MGNKLYVGGLPYSVTEGRLQEIFAAHGTVESAKVISDKFTGQSRGFGFVEMSSGSEAQKAMEALNGTQLDGRTLVVNEAKPMAPRDGGGGNRGGGNRGGGRDRW
- the typA gene encoding translational GTPase TypA, producing the protein MNQNAPNRRGDIRNVAIIAHVDHGKTTLVDGMLHQSGIFRANEQVVDRVMDSLDLERERGITILAKNTSIHYRGVKINIVDTPGHADFGGEVERTLAMVDGVMLLVDASEGPLPQTRFVLKKALEAGLPPVICINKIDRADARPAEVLDEIYDLFIDLGANEDQLDFPIVYTNARAGLAMRDLKEPSENLKPLFELILNALPGPVVDAAAPTQFQANNLDYDDYIGRLAIGRLKGGTLRTGQYTLCRADGFQQPVKVTQVFGWRGLKRSEVESAGAGDIVAVAGIEEIQIGDTIADREHPEPLPPLRVDEPTIAMIFSANNSPWAGREGDFVTSRKLRERLIYEQRKNVSVRVEETESPDAFRVTGRGEFQLAIVIETMRREGYELQVSKPTVITRELGGAVNEPVELLVIDVPEEHIGIVSQLLATRRGKMTKMDHGGSGRVRLEFAVPSRGLIGFRSRFLTDTRGTGIANALFNGWAPWHGPIQSRSNGAMVADREGMTTPYAVFHLQERGALFIAPGTRVYEGMVVGEYSRENDLNVNICREKKLTNIRAAGRDENILITPHREMGLEEGIEWIADEELVEVTPQSIRLRKKILKQVERPRSRYKEDTE